TGTGCAGTTGGACCCAAAAGGGTTCATACCTAAACTTCAGACCATTTATGGACTCCGTGCCATCTAACTCTTGTAGCGTTAGTAAGCTTCTGTCATAAAACCATGGTCTACCGCTCAGCACTTTATCTTTATCTTCTCTGTTCTGAAACTCGATCAGAAAACTTTGATCTCCAAGGTCCTTGAAGCTAACCCATCCCTCTAGCCTCCACACTTGGGACATTGTTTCTCTGAAGCCCTCGCTATTAACAGTCTTTTCGGATAGTGCTTTACCCACAATGCAATGTTTCCCTTTTCCGCTGGTATTCCtgagattttcttcttttacGTGGAAGCATTCATTTTCCTCCGTAGATAGTTGGATCCTCTCCCATCTTCTCGCTAGTTCGTCAACCTCCATTTGTTACCTAAAAATCTTTGGACACTAAAACCAGCCGGCCACAATAACTGAAACTCACAAGATGTGAGACCTGAAGCTTTTGGAGACCAAAAGCACTAAAGTTTTACTCTATCTCACGAGAGAAGAGAAAACACCGAGTATCAGCTTTTCTTCAGATATAAACCTTAAGAGTAGAGAGTTCAACCCAACATACCATGTAATCAATCcaatcacaaaaataatatgggAGGCCTTCGGGCCGGACGTGGTGTAAAGACCGTTTTTACACCATTCAATAATAAAATGACACTTCAGCTTATCTATTAGCTTTGGAAAAAATTGAGATATACAAGATTTACTTTTTTTCCCACACTCGTTTGTTCTCTCTccctgcaatctctctctcttcctcttcttttgtcAGTAGCGATGATCTCCCAAATTCTTTGATGTCAATAGAATGTAAATCCATTTCTCCATTTCACCTAATGCATGTACCTACCATTTCTCCAACCgcaatgaaaaatacaaacaccAAGAGTCACCGACTTAATCGAAACCCAggtaaatgaaaaagaaattaacaaaaatcAGAGATGGAGAGGGAGCAgaatagtttggtttgaaaggAGTAAGCTCATGCTTTCAGTTTTACAGTGAAACGCATGTCGACGAGGAGAGAGTCGGTAAAACAAGAAAGAATGTGATATTCTATTTTTCTGAAATAGGAAATGATCAGGTGTGTCTGAGTTTATTGCAAAAACGTTTAGAAGCTAACGTGTCAGCGTTTTAAAGCGTGGTGTACATAGCTCTTTTTCACCTGATCCGATTtgaagattttctcaaataatatATACTCAAGACCAGCTACTCTAGAGGATGTGAACCACTGGTCAAGGCCACTTTCCCCGGCCAAAAACTTGTACGTGAAACTTCCCATTAACCTCGATTATACTGCACCCAGCAGTCTTAACAATGCCCGAGTCATTCATCTTGCGGCCtgcattttatcaaaaaaatcaacCGCCTCGGAGTAGAGTTGATTGCGTATATAGGCTCTTACCATTATATTCCATGACATAATATTCTTTGCTGGCATCTCCTTGAATAACGTTTGTGCTTCAACCATGTCTCCAGCATTGTTACACGAGACAGTATCTTTTGCAGGGATGTTACAGGGCTTTGAGTTCGccaagagaatttgaaaaattaaaaaaacataaaaacaaataaatacaaaacgaATTGAGGGCATTTCATTtccacaaataaaaataataaaaatattataataattaaatattttatttaataaaaatgtttgaaacttatttgaaaatagttattctaaccttttttatataaaagaatagttTATCCATTGCatgctttatttattatttaattatgggccttctttctttctttatttttctagtataatggaacaaaatatttttgttttaggggATTACTTGGGGTAGGGGCGGCCTTAGGCAGCTAGCTGCCTACCCCATTGAACCCCCCAATATCTATTACAattcttaattataatttataaacgaTCCTAATTTAATCTTCCAAGTGGGAAGATTTGGTGAAAGCAAGTTGCTGATAAGAGGAACGGTGCATGCCTTCCCCGCGTTGATctctttataatattaatgGACTGATGCGCATGCATGTATTTGTCAGCGTATataatgatagaaaataaaatatcatataaaagagagagagggaaaaaggtTTTGAAGAATATTAGTGTCGACCTTGGAATCAAGACTTACGTGCTTTACATCAAAGTatgacaaaataatattaaaaattatattctaacagtattttaaatttataatatttttattgaattttttctttttcattttttaaaattcaataaaaattttaaatcaaactatttcactattatttaaaaaatatttcaccaCTAATACTACTATTAACATATTTCTCATCTCTACATCTTATTTGActatccaaacgaggccttattTTCAATTTCCTGCCATGTAAACTTAGAAATTTGAACTTAAATTACTTCACTATTATTTGCAAACtttctcattactattcacaaatttttcatctcatctcatataaattTCAAGGGAGgccttattttaaaaaacactCTTTATTCTCTCCTTTCACATCAAAGCGCATGGAAATCGAACACATTTTCCTTTATAAATTAACCAACAATTACAAACTCAAAGGAACATCCCCAGTTCTCTCCTTTCTTTTGACCCACATCTCTATAATTGCATCTCTCTCGTGAAACATTTATCACACATACAAAGAAGATTACCACTTCTTCCATGGCCTTACATGgagcttcttcttctctctcgtcCTCTTCTTTCATCCATCCGTGGACTCACGATGTATTCTTAAGCTTTAGAGGTAAAGATGTTCgtcaaaaatttatttctcatcTATACCATGCTTTGTATAAAAGGGGAATCAACACTTATATAGATGACGAGCTCGAAAGAGGAGAGGAAATTTCACAAGCACTTTTTCAAGCTATCGAAGGGTCAATGATTTCCATCATTgtactatctaaaaactatgCAGAATCCAGATGGTGCTTGAACGAACTATTGAAGATCCTTGAGTGTATGGAAACAGTAAAACAAATTATTCTACCAATATTTTACGACATAGCTCCATTAGATGTAAGACATCAAAGAGGAAGTTTTGGAGAAGCATTTGCTAAAATTAAAGACAGATCCGAGGGCAATGAAGAAGTGCTGAAGTGGGAGGCAGCTTTAGAAAAACTAGCCAATATGTCAGGGGTCGAATTAAAGAATTACAGGtacttctgatttctttgaatatatatatttgtgtgtgtgtgtgtgtgatgttAAAGTGAACTTTTTGAAGAAAACCCAGACAATTTCAGCATTGATAAAGATATTGTACTACCTCATTAATTTCACCTTAattaaatcaagaaaaatacaaatttaaatcaaggaataaaacaactaaatcaagtggaaaaaaataagtaagaaaaacGATGGggatttcttttatttcttatgaGGTGAAATCATACCctcataagaaaaataaaacaactttaAATAAGCACTGTTTTTTAGTTGCAATTTGTTTCTAGATATAAAGATTCATAAATACTGATCTTCAATTATAAGTTTTAGATTTAAGGGAGATCcgagaatggaaaaaaaaaaagatttaaaaagtttGTTTATACACACAAGAGAATGAAAATGTAAGTCTAACAAGGGCACGAGAaatgtacaaattaatatataaacattcAGATTAAGGAGAAAGGCTACGTTTTGACATTGTAATCTACTGCTATCACTTtgttatgaagaaaaaaaatggaaaaccatattttattattattattattattcatgtgTCATTTACTGTGAAAAGTACTCTTACTCAATAATTTATCTTATCTATTATATTGATAGGAAAGAGTCAGAATTTATTGAGGAAATCATTCAATGGGTCAACTCAAGAATAGTAAGCCAAACACCTCTAAGTGttgccaagtatccagttgggataGAGTGTCGTAAGCGAGACATTTATCAACATTTAAGTATTGAAAGGAATGATATTATACGTATTGTAGGGATATTTGGAACCGGTGGAATTGGTAAAACGactatttcaaaatatatctaTAACCAGATTTACTCTCAATTTGAAGGAAGTTGTTTCTTGAAAAACATTagagaaacttcaaaacaagTAGGAGGTTTGATTAAGCTGCAAGAAATACTTCTTTTCGAGATCTTAGGGGAAAAACTGGATATTTATGATGCTGATAGAGGAATGAATGTAATTAAGCATAGACTTTGCTCTAAAAGGGTTCTactaattcttgatgatgtggatgagttggtccaaattgaaaaattagCTGGAGATCGtgattggtttggtttgggAAGTAGAATTATCATGTCAACAAGAGATAAACAATTACTAAAAATCTTTGAAGTTGACTCAGAATACGAGTTGAAGCTCTTGGATGACAATGAAGCTCTTCAGCTCTTAAGCTTGCATGCTTTCAAGAAAGAAGAACCACTTGATGAGTATGTGGaactctctaaacaagtaataaaatatGCTCAGGGCCTTCCACTGGCTTTAACAATGCTAGGATCGGATCTAAAAGGTCAAAGTAGACCTCAATGGAAAAATGCATTGGAAAAGTATAAAAACATTCCCCACAAAAATATTCAGAGTGTACTTCGAATAAGTTATGATGATTTGGAAGATAATGAGAAGGAAATGTTCCTTGATATTGCCTTTTTCTTTAAGGGAGAACCATTGGCTAATATTAGGAAAATATTTGacagttgtaatttttttccgGATTATGGTATTGACAGGCTTATAAAAAAGTGCCTCATTACTATTGAACATAAAAATGTTTGGATGCATGACTTGCTACAAGATATGGGTCGAGAAATTGTTCGACTAGAATCACCCCTTGAACCTGGTGAACGTAGCAGACTTTGGTTTCACAAGGATATCCGTAGAGTGTTGGAAGACAGCacggtaagagaaaaaaaaaaacttgagttttacatttatttccatttttaaaagtgaaatcCAGCAGAAAATTATGGCCTTATgagttaatatataaatatatataaatgaaatatgtaaacatatatatatatatatatatatatcctgtaaatcaaaatgaatttatagttatatataatatataatttttagaaaGTTGATGCTTAACTTTATTCGGTAATTTTGCTAACAATTTTGTGCTTTCACTTGCGTACCAGGGTACGAACAAAGTTGCAGGCATGATAATAGAAATGCCTGAAGGTGAGGACGATGTGGTAAGCTTGGATCCTGAAGCATTTGTACAGATGAAAAGACTTAGAGTACTTATCAATTGTAATGCTAGCTTTACAAGTGGACCAAATTATCTCTCCAATGAGTTAAGAGTACTTGATTGGTTTAAATATCCACTACAATCTTTGCCACCTAATTTCTATGGAAATAAACTCATTATCTTTAAAATGCGTGGTAGCTTCATCAAGGAGTTAAGCTTCATCAAGTTTAAGGTATCTACAATTATAATCTTCAATAACTTTGTTTCTTTAATCTATATGCTAAACTcctttcgattttttttttaacagaatcTGACAATTATGGAATTCAGTGAgtgtaattttttaacaaaagtttCAGATGTTACAAGCATcccaaatttgaaggaattgatTGCCCcaaggtgtagaagtttagtTGAGGTGCATGATTCTGTTGGATCCCTAGAGAATCTTTGTCAATTGGATTTTTCCGGATGCTCTAACCTCAGAATTTTTCCAGCAAGCCTCAAGTTGAGATCTTTATGCACCCTTTATCTTAATCATTGCTCAAGCCTTCGTAGCTTTCCTGAAATTGGATGTGAAATGAAGTCTTTAACTACATTAGCTCTATCGGGCACTGTAGTGGAAGAACTACTATTATCAATTGGCAATCTTACTAGACTTGATGAATTACTTCTATCTTCAATATTTGGTGATTGTAAAAATCTAGTAAGGAAGATGGGGTATGATAGACAATCCATTCTAGCTATTGGGTCTACAACAATGGAAGATGAGATTTCATCGAATGAAGAACAACTCCAGGAATTGGCGCCTCCAACGAATTCAAGCAATGGAAGTAGTGCATTACAAGTGTTGAATCATCAGAATTGTTtccaatcaaaatcaaatttcttttcaatatcAAGTTTCTTTACCACTTtgacttttttaaatctatcaAGAAGTAAATTTGTTAGCCTTCCCACGAGCATCAAAGGACTTATTGTACTTAAGCAGCTCTACTTATGTTATTGCAAGAAACTTGCAGAAATCTTAGAACTTCCACCACATATAGGATTTGTAGATGTTAGGGAATGCAAGTCGTTAAAAAGATTTCCAGAAGTATCAAGAATAACGGAATTCAATGTGAGCCACATTCAATCTCTACGTTGCATTCGCTTGCATGGTTGCGACAAAATGGATAAGATTTGGAATTATAAAATGCCAAATCCATTACTGTGGAAGGTATGTATGTgtctcatcctctctctctctcagaattCTATATAGGATgcatgaatttaaaataaatgatgatgatgatattggtTTAACAGGGACATTATGATGCCATTGTGGATAGGGGGGATGAAGAATGGATAATAAATATTGAGGGGCCACACCATTTGGAGGATATAAGCGGAATTGTGCTGTATGCCCTTATGGTTTTTAGAGATCCTAATATTTTTGACGATTATAAGAATGTTGCGGTAACCATTGAAAGCTCAAATCGTGTACACCAACTCAATGTTAATCAAGGGGTATATTTGTTTAATAGTGAAGCAATAGTGTGCTACTCTAATTTAGAATCATTAGAGCTAAAGGTTTTGGACAATTTGAGGGTTCAAATTCATATTCCCGGTGATGGTGCTCTTTTGCGGATGCCATATTATAGGAGTTGGGGAGCCAATATTGTATACAAGCAAGAAAGCAGAGgacataaaagaagaaaaatggattgAATTAAATGATAGGCCAAGTGGCCTATAGCTACTATTTCTTTGGAATTTTAGGTgagattttcctttcatttttgtttgtggtCTCTGGTCTTTAAGacttgattttctatggaaagaaCAAGAAACTAAGAAGTTTGGTAAATCTTGTAGTTGTAGCAGGATTTTTTAGTCCATCCAAATCAAAGGACAGAGAAGAAAGTGAACACAGGGTGTTTGATGAAATGCCTCAGTTAACTTGAGAGCACCAAGAGTCTACTGCTTCTATTTATAATGTGCATTACATCAATATAAGAGACATTGTGCCATTGGAGACTTGTGTCTATAGAATCTTTAGCAAATGGAGATGCGTTAGCCACCATTGTGGCTATTGCCGTGGGAGATGGGTCTTCATTTGGTGAGTCTTCATTTCTGGATACAACAGTTGATGGATTATTGGTGTTATTAGATGGATAGTAAGTGctctatttgtttaattttgtaaaataaaattgtttatattGTTAGAAATGCCACCAActgaaaaaggaacaaaaatgcATCTTGTTTCCTAGCTCAAGAAATTAAACCAGAGATGGATTTCTGGTCACTCTTTGAGGTGGCGTCCATGCCAATCTTGCAAGTCCTCTTGATCTGCATATTGGGAGCATTCTTAGCAACTGTGTACGTAAATCTTCTCCCTTCAGATGCTCGGAAATCCTTGAACAAGGTAATGCATGCATCCACACACTTAGTAGTTACGATTAGACCACTTCAGCAAATCTAAGCTTCTTGTACGTTTGGCATTGCGAGGGAAAAAAAGTTTATGCTTTTCTAGTCCTCTTTACAATCTTAAATCTTCTAGAATCTGAGGATTTTTCGTTGATTATGTAGATCGTCTGCATGGTGTTCACTCCTTCACTCGTATTTGGGAGTCTGTCCAACACTGTAATGCACAAAGACATCATTTCATGGTAGGTTACTCTTGTACTAGTCTCTgtgactctctctttttcccctGTTAAATTCGGCATCCTTTCGACATTCTACTTGTCTTTCTACCTCTTTGTAACAAAATGAAATGCCTTGGGAAGCAGTAGTTTTGAtattcatttctttattttggaaaataaaaatagacagAAAAATCCAAGTGTGTGTAGTCACAATTTCCATGGCAGGTGCATATATATAACAGTGGcctcatctaaaatcaattctGAAGCATAATATGCTGGTGCCAAAGGGGctacaaaggaagaaaatagtGAGGAAAAAGAGTTTCCTAAAGGTGCATTACAATGTCGTTTTCTTACAAACGAATTTGCCTTTAAGATACTATGAGGTCCTGAGCTAATATTTTTTGTCTGTTTGTGTTATGCATGTACAAATGAAATTTCATGATTCACCACATATAACAACATTGCaattttatctataaatatcgggaaatatttaattaatagtgCCAATTGAAACCTCATGTTCCTAGCTTTAGTTACCcacaatataatttatattttggtataGTGACTCTATCATATATAGAACTACACTCTTTAGACTTCAATGAAATATGATATTGAATACTCAATTTTATCTTTGCTAATCTTGAGGGGTAGCTCAGTTAGTCAGACTTTGGATTTGCTACCAAATGGTCACCAGTTTGAATCTCTTAGGACCACTGGAGGTTTACTTAGTTGTTAATTTTAGAGCCACATGGGATTAGTTGATATGTGCACAAGCTGGCCcggatccaaaaaaaaataaaaatttatctttGCCATTGAAATTAAGGTTGTCATTTGTTTGATGTTAAATTATTGAATTGATGGATTCTACCCGTATGTTGGTTACTGGATGGCCAATGCACCCCTATTCCTAGCTCTTTCACTTGGGTTGTTCCcttctaataatttaaattgttaatatgttttttcttccttttattcTAATTAATCTCCCAAATAATTTTCAGAAACTACTATAGATGATGTACTTGTTggaaacatttttaaaataattatatatatgatatatttattattaataatattttgggtATTGTACACCTTCTTGTTTGGAACAGTGTTTATAGTAGTGTGGCAATGCATAATTGACACTCTTTcagtaaatatatttaattttgggGATTGGTTAAGATTAGGTCATCAGCacctattaattataattagaaaTACACAAAGAAACTTCAGCTTTTGAGAATTATAATTGGGATGTATGGtattagagcattcacatcccaTCCCCATccccattttcaaaataattatatattatatatgtattattaataatattttggtaGTGTGGCAATGCATAATTGACACTTTTTcagtaaatatatttaatattgggTCATCAGCACCTATTTATAATTGGGAATACCCAAAGCAACTTCAGCTTTTGAGAATTATAATTGGGATGTATGGTATTAGAGGTAGTTCATGTGTTCATTTCATCTTTATATAGTTAGCTAGGGGATAGATTGGGCCATTGATTTTGGGCCTAAAAAACTTATTGTTTGGGTTGAATCCTTTGACCCGACATTCTATGATTTAAAGATCAAAGGCAACGTACGAGTCCAACCTTTCTTAACTATAACTTTAAacttatttattgaattttgaagttgtttcataaattaatagaaatataaaaCCGAGAAAGAATATAAATAGACACATGACTAACTCCGttatatgattatattgatTCCCAGACTTGTTTCTTGGTTTCACAAACCATTCATTTGTTAAATGAATCcaaaagattttataatttaaatctaATTAAACCATTAATAGATGAGATTGTAATAAAAATGGTTTAATTTCACAAAGATGCATGCCTAGTTCCTCAACTCTTTTCTTGATATGGCATGTTTCTTGAAAGGAGGACCTTTGGCTGATGTCATTAAAATATTTGACAGTTATGGTAATTTCTCTTCAAACAATGGTACCCGAAGGCTTATAGACAAGTGTCTTATCACTGTTGATGAgtgtaataaatatttttggatgCATGACTTGTTAAACGGGCATCACAAGTATGTTTGATAAGCCAACTTGCACTTATTTACACGAATTCAATCTAAAGTCCTGCGTAAAACAAACGTCCCTAACCCAATATCCACAGTAATTTCCCTTATGAACTTTAGACTTCTGagatttaaatttgagaaattcttataagaggaattaaaaaaaatatcattattttataaaactagtCACGTTGAAGATCTTCTCATTTCTTTGTGGACCCTTACCGTGTGACTGAACAAAGGAATCCAACAACGTACAAAGAAAGTAGAGGAATCATAATGTTACTTTACAGCCTACCAAACTTGACTTCCTAAAAATTAGATGAAACCCATTTTGTGGTTTTGGCGTTGTGGGTCAGGGCTATCTACCACCACATTACTTTTGTAACAATTAGTGATGTTTTTTCAATGTCTAACACGGTATATGCCATATGGTCTGGGTGTGTCCCATTCCATCATTGCAATTTGGCTACCCCGGCCCTGGCGTGGTTCATGTGTTTATTTTGCTCACTTCTCCGAGAAGATTAGCTTTTCCCAGTAGCTGaggatatttttttcttcttgttttgttaACTTAAGGTCCCTTTTGGAATTTAGATTAAGTTGAAATCAactcagttcagtctaattttaaaccgACTCTAACATTtatacactcaactctcaaattactaaactcatattaactcaaaacctctttacacatgggactcataatatttttcatgaacTTTCTATTTTTAGCCTTTACCATTTTCTTCTCCCATCATTAGGATGCTCCTGTTAACTCAGGTCTAATCCATCTTTAATTTCCAGATTCTTATTTTGAAAACTCTATCCTTCATGAGCTAACCAAACGccattttgaattgtttataaaCAAGTACGAAGATTCAGATCATGCTAAATGTAAGGAATTAGACCCCAAGTATCACTTTTCATGTCAGCTCACAGCTGATATAATTTCGATGAATTGTTAGAAGGTTAGGCTTCTAAAGTTTCTTGTAGCCTCTCAGTTACGTTTTTAATTTACGCACATCCAGCATGTGCTAAAAGTATCGTCATAACAGTTTGGGTGATGATACACCCACAGACTCTTGGCACATAGGCTCTACCAAGAGTACTCTTCATCGATAAGGTTAccgttattttttattttttaaatattaaaaaaaatcataaaatattatttccatAGGGAGGGACTGAAAGTGATTGTCCAACATCAACCCCTAATTATTAGATGTTGCTTAGAAATttccttttgtctttccttttaacaCGTTTAACTTACTTGTCTACAACAATCATATACATCTTATTAAATTAAAGATTCCAAATATTTGCAAGCTGGCAGGTGTATGCTTGCAAATATTTGGAATCTGCTTGCTCATTCAACTCAAAAAGGTACACTGCTTGCTTTTATCTTTATTATTGTGACTTGGACCCTTTGGGTGTGGAGATGTAAAGCATGTATGGAAGGTAAACGTGTTGCTGTGAGCTCTCTTTGGATTCGATTAAGGCAGCCATTACATGGGTGGGTGTCCGATTACGTGCTAGTAGAAAGATAACTGATGGAGATGAAAGAGTGttaaattatttctctattcCAGTTAAACGTGTGaagaggaaaaaatttctttttgtgAATTGGATGAAACCGAACTCGGGctggtttaaattaaatgtggatgTGAGTTCTTTGGGAAATCCAGGTCGCATGGGTGCAAGGGGCATAATTAGAGATGAGAATGTGAATCTTATTTGGGCTTTTGCTAAagagttgggatatggctctaataATGAAGTTGAGCTCATTGCTCTTTGTTATGGTCTTCAATATTGCAAGGATTTAGATATTGGAA
This is a stretch of genomic DNA from Carya illinoinensis cultivar Pawnee chromosome 15, C.illinoinensisPawnee_v1, whole genome shotgun sequence. It encodes these proteins:
- the LOC122296815 gene encoding disease resistance protein RPV1-like, which encodes MALHGASSSLSSSSFIHPWTHDVFLSFRGKDVRQKFISHLYHALYKRGINTYIDDELERGEEISQALFQAIEGSMISIIVLSKNYAESRWCLNELLKILECMETVKQIILPIFYDIAPLDVRHQRGSFGEAFAKIKDRSEGNEEVLKWEAALEKLANMSGVELKNYRKESEFIEEIIQWVNSRIVSQTPLSVAKYPVGIECRKRDIYQHLSIERNDIIRIVGIFGTGGIGKTTISKYIYNQIYSQFEGSCFLKNIRETSKQVGGLIKLQEILLFEILGEKLDIYDADRGMNVIKHRLCSKRVLLILDDVDELVQIEKLAGDRDWFGLGSRIIMSTRDKQLLKIFEVDSEYELKLLDDNEALQLLSLHAFKKEEPLDEYVELSKQVIKYAQGLPLALTMLGSDLKGQSRPQWKNALEKYKNIPHKNIQSVLRISYDDLEDNEKEMFLDIAFFFKGEPLANIRKIFDSCNFFPDYGIDRLIKKCLITIEHKNVWMHDLLQDMGREIVRLESPLEPGERSRLWFHKDIRRVLEDSTGTNKVAGMIIEMPEGEDDVVSLDPEAFVQMKRLRVLINCNASFTSGPNYLSNELRVLDWFKYPLQSLPPNFYGNKLIIFKMRGSFIKELSFIKFKNLTIMEFSECNFLTKVSDVTSIPNLKELIAPRCRSLVEVHDSVGSLENLCQLDFSGCSNLRIFPASLKLRSLCTLYLNHCSSLRSFPEIGCEMKSLTTLALSGTVVEELLLSIGNLTRLDELLLSSIFGDCKNLVRKMGYDRQSILAIGSTTMEDEISSNEEQLQELAPPTNSSNGSSALQVLNHQNCFQSKSNFFSISSFFTTLTFLNLSRSKFVSLPTSIKGLIVLKQLYLCYCKKLAEILELPPHIGFVDVRECKSLKRFPEVSRITEFNVSHIQSLRCIRLHGCDKMDKIWNYKMPNPLLWKGHYDAIVDRGDEEWIINIEGPHHLEDISGIVLYALMVFRDPNIFDDYKNVANH